The following coding sequences are from one Plectropomus leopardus isolate mb chromosome 10, YSFRI_Pleo_2.0, whole genome shotgun sequence window:
- the LOC121948856 gene encoding bromodomain adjacent to zinc finger domain protein 2B-like isoform X3 produces MEFGERLASPSSAPSSLHMASSSASSSPAPPQTPSTKSSPAPSPAGSSPLTTCGHLLQVTGDDRVNMSGSSNGFPLVSHPAFGLYTSSPGRSEFGGLGSLGLSALAAHSQFSTFPDWWRPSEAHTRGAGAFFPPLLGLHPAFMSTFKSHDPIHSQSRTSGVTGTVNGRSASSPTGKSAVNTSLFPTKGNTEKTKASKPGKLHQKIIQKIKEKKANKRPLETSSMSGSQSGSLSDSTSDGEESSSDPDDMEEEGEEEEEEEEEEEDNDDEEDDQSSEDSDSAKDSRVERKVKRLTQNTSESKKKRPCTADGNTTQDSHCETLTSLHRLQSSSNLAGLSPSAALFLQSSRTTEEKGQQHISVIQATGLPAGNSPHTPSHREASPLPSRSSPSPTLQKQFSHSSSPKHCSVSSSPKHVAFCSPAKPQSLYSSPKPLSLSSLPRPPTLSASQKPPHKPKFLIPSVKHTQLVDGMKESSRNPSDERSLHLNSFKSKQSLHSKDSMKQVFSQRPKSQNWHKSHKNSAYSSSLPTQHKHSSDSLSSHLPSLLHSNDTNLFLNQHLNGSINSAVQDAPLALITKPRSQSSTPSRKPLLVATSPPCPMPINLSTGTKEMSGSSASPLKSSPSSGLAHRPRKTKTPKFLHAGKSLSKTSSSCPPVDSIRGSESDIHSSKDSDDSLGDGLDDDDEDNEDDIDDEDSGSSLSESESNLDSDSDGSEDDIKERGETAADSDAERTPLKLTKESLSAHKSSSNLSANCSLLNLQIIKPPSLPTSLLSPTTVTSSGALGNHSTLSPSFTFATLPGPGKRRRVTDERVLRLPLEFGWQRETRIRTVAGRLQGEVAYFAPCGKKLRQYPDVMKYLLRNGITEISRDNFSFSTKIKVGDFYEARDGPEGLQWFQLAEEEIGPSIIAMDGRRSRCTQSERQPIGDGNGTKQWKSHPLNTGENNLQDVSDAKLLRKLEAQEIARQAAQIKMMRKLEKQALAQAAKEARRQQAIMAAEERRKKREQMKILKQQEKIKRIQQIRMEKELRAQQILEAKRKKKEEAANARILEAEKRNKEKEIRRLQAVILKHQERERRRQHMMLMKAVEARKKAEEKERLKKEKKDEKRLNKERKLELRRLELEKAKELKKPTEDMCLADHKPLPELSRVPGLVLSGSTFSDCLMVLQFLRSFGKVLRLDINPNMLSLCDLQEGLLNTGDSMGKVQDLLVSMLSAAVCDPGIPAGHKNKTALGDHLTNVGINRDNVSEILQIYMEAHCEQTELAALALSLRTKAFQAHSPSQKASMLAFLVNELCCSKAVISEIDKNIDHMTNLRKDKWVVEGKLRKLRSIHAKKTGKRESSVGGEDSHTFVSPTARNKGKRKEGDSEDEEDEDDDSEDQGDDEDDEEEESGGKKGKKAEICEEEDDSVHSASMEELEKQIEKTYKQQIQIRQKLFDSSHTLRSMTIGQDRYKRRYWVLPQCSGIFVEGMESGEGHEEAETEKKSQRTAQVIKVKEEQQDEAKKPVFSSPAQSTDGDTTMPESQQDRDSLNLFLQKPGSFSKLSKLLEVAKMAQDSDINSHNSPSAKVPSSHPLCPTSQTATTQQGLTDKSDTSVPSLHSAQQLRSSPWITCSPQSVLHGDQLSKILMEKSNQWFSLLPRSPCDESSFTSGSSPPAYSSPLQTISNKSPSSLSPNPLTSTSSSTPAGINNLQPSVLQQVKSGIHQSRLTQCNASSTATSPSLPFSGTSLPSVLDLSSQHAEDNASRAFFLANNNSVNKSETPEPPSDKPDCASSPAVDVAKTQDYPSPQPIPDEMLCGWWWVADTEELHSLVKALHSRGIREKALQKQIQKHMEYTTQLCANSRDAIDVAELEKQEVSEETVESWCVEEQAMEVDISLLQQVEALERKVISASLQVKGWMHPEPQSEREDLVYHEHKFSSSPAPEKKGQRETSQEELPGTVVRQPQNPLDIAVIRLAELERNIERSSEEEVAPGMRLWRKALGEVRSSAQLSLCIQQLQKSIAWERSIMKVHCQLCQKGDNEELLLLCDGCDKGCHTYCHKPKITTVPDGDWFCPTCVAKESGQSPQSRKQQSRTAGGGKKGSEVKRNSKPSVVGELIKEEAASSNSVPKKGTKEFKKRKRDDSPSDAQASHDSSVSCAKKAKTAKDNNTNALATCRVLLADLEAHQDAWPFLTPVNQKAVPGYRKVIKKPMDFSTIREKLTNNQYLNLESFIVDVNLVFDNCEKFNEDDSEIGRAGHSMRRFFDKRWTELLE; encoded by the exons ATGGAGTTTGGCGAGCGGCTGGCCTCCCCATCCTCAGCCCCGTCCTCCCTTCACATGGCCTCCTCTTCAGCCAGCTCCTCCCCTGCTCCACCCCAGACACCCTCCACAAAAAGCAGTCCGGCCCCGAGTCCTGCGGGCAGCTCCCCTCTCACCACCTGTG GCCATCTGCTCCAGGTAACCGGAGATGATCGTGTAAACATGTCTGGCAGCTCCAATGGTTTTCCTTTGGTCAGCCATCCAGCTTTTGGGCTCTACACATCAAGTCCAGGCCGCTCTGAGTTTGGAGGCCTGGGAAGTCTGGGCTTGTCTGCCTTGGCTGCTCACTCCCAGTTTAGTACATTTCCAG ACTGGTGGCGGCCATCTGAGGCACATACCAGAGGAGCAGGAGCCTTCTTCCCTCCTCTTCTGGGTCTCCATCCTGCGTTTATGTCAACCTTCAAAAGCCATGATCCCATTCACTCGCAGTCACGCACCTCAG GCGTAACTGGAACAGTGAATGGTAGGAGTGCATCTTCTCCTACTGGGAAGTCTGCTGTGAACACCAGTTTGTTTCCAACAAAGGGAAACACGGAGAAAACCAAGGCCAGCAAGCCAGGCAAACTGCACCAGAAGAtcattcagaaaataaaagaaaag aaagcCAACAAAAGACCGCTAGAGACCTCCAGCATGAGTGGCAGCCAATCAGGATCATTGTCAGATAGCACCAGTGATGGTGAGGAGAGCAGCAGTGATCCTGATGAcatggaggaggaaggggaggaggaggaggaggaggaggaggaggaggaggacaatgACGATGAAGAGGATGATCAGAGCAGTGAGGACTCTGATTCAGCAAAAGACAGTCGAGTGGAAAGGAAAGTCAAG CGGCTGACACAGAACACTTCTGAGAGTAAAAAGAAGAGACCTTGCACTGCCGATGGAAATACAACTCAAGACAGTCATTGTGAGACTTTGACTTCCCTGCACCGCCTGCAGTCCTCCTCTAATCTCGCCGGCCTGTCACCGTCTGCAGCGCTGTTCCTCCAGAGCTCCAGGACTACAGAGGAGAAAGGCCAGCAGCACATCAGTGTCATACAGGCCACAGGGTTGCCAGCCGGCAACAGTCCCCACACACCGTCCCACAGGGAAGCCTCTCCTCTGCCCTCCAGGTCCTCACCCAGTCCCACCTTACAAAAGCAATTCTCTCATTCATCCTCACCAAAGCATtgctctgtctcctcctcccccaAACATGTTGCTTTCTGTTCCCCTGCAAAGCCCCAGTCTCTGTATTCCTCACCCaagcctctctccctctcctctttgcCCAGACCACCAACACTGTCAGCCTCACAAAAGCCTCCACATAAACCCAAATTCCTGATTCCCTCTGTGAAGCATACTCAGCTGGTCGACGGGATGAAGGAGAGCAGCAGAAACCCTTCGGATGAAAGATCGTTACACTTGAACAGTTTTAAATCGAAACAG TCCCTCCACTCCAAGGACTCTATGAAGCAAGTCTTCTCTCAACGACCCAAGAGCCAGAACTGGcataaaagtcacaaaaattcAGCATACTCTTCATCGTTGCCAACACAGCATAAACATTCGTCAGATAGCTTGAGCAGTCATTTACCGTCTCTCCTGCACAGCAATGACACCAATCTGTTCTTGAACCAGCACCTTAATGGATCGATCAATAGTGCAGTTCAGGACGCCCCTTTGGCCCTCATCACCAAACCTCGCAGCCAGAGCAGCACCCCCAGTCGTAAGCCCCTCCTGGTAGCCACCAGCCCTCCCTGTCCAATGCCCATCAACCTGAGCACTGGTACTAAGGAGATGTCCGGCAGCTCTGCTTCCCCACTTAAATCTTCACCCTCATCAGGTCTCGCTCACAGACCAAGAAAGACTAAGACTCCCAAGTTTTTACATGCAGGAAAGAGCCTGTCTAAAACCAGCTCATCCTGTCCACCTGTAGACTCAATCAGAGGCAGTGAGTCTGACATCCACAGCAGTAAAGACTCAGACGACTCTTTAGGAGATGGTTTGGATGACGATGATGAAGACAACGAAGATGATATTGACGATGAAGATTCTGGCAGTAGCCTAtcag AGTCTGAGAGCAATCTGGATAGCGATTCTGATGGCTCCGAGGATGATATAAAGGAGCGCGgtgagacagcagcagacagcgATGCAGAAAGGACTCCCCTGAAACTCACTAAAGAATCCTTGTCTGCTCACAAGTCCTCCTCAAACCTCTCAGCCAACTGCTCCCTGCTTAATCTGCAGATCATCAAGCCTCCTAGTTTACCTACTAGCCTACTCAGCCCCACCACAGTGACCAGTTCAGGGGCACTGGGTAACCACAGCACCTTATCACCATCCTTCACGTTTGCCACACTGCCAG GAccggggaagaggaggagagtaaCGGATGAGCGAGTTCTGCGGTTGCCTCTTGAGTTTGG TTGGCAGAGAGAGACTCGTATCAGGACTGTAGCAGGTCGTCTACAAGGAGAGGTGGCTTACTTCGCTCCATGTGGGAAGAAGCTGCGTCAGTATCCTGATGTGATGAAG TACTTACTCCGGAATGGTATAACTGAAATCTCACGGGATAACTTCAGCTTCAGTACAAAAATTAAAGTTGGTGACTTCTATGAAGCCAGAGACGGACCAGAG GGTCTACAGTGGTTCCAATTGGCAGAGGAGGAGATCGGTCCCAGTATCATAGCGATGGATGGGAGGCGCAGTCGTTGCACTCAGTCTGAGCGCCAGCCAATAGGCGATGGAAATGGGACCAAACAGTGGAAGTCTCATCCTCTTAATACTGGTGAAAATAACCTCCAGGATGTCAGTGATGCGAAGCTGCTGCGCAAACTAGAGGCTCAAG AAATAGCTCGACAGGCAGCTCAGATCAAAATGATGAGGAAACTTGAGAAGCAGGCCTTGGCACAAGCAGCAAAAGAGGCAAGAAGGCAACAAG CCATAATGGCTGCAGAGGAGAGGCGGAAAAAGAGGGAACAGATGAAGATTCTTAAACAGCAA GAGAAGATCAAGCGCATTCAGCAAATTCGTATGGAGAAAGAACTCCGTGCACAGCAAATTCTCGAG gcaaaaagaaagaagaaagaggaagcaGCCAATGCCAGAATATTGGAGGCTGAGAAGCGAAATAAG gaGAAAGAGATACGAAGACTGCAAGCTGTCATACTGAAGCACCAg GAGAGGGAAAGACGCAGGCAGCATATGATGCTCATGAAGGCTGTGGAGGCCCGTAAGAAAGCAGAG GAGAAAGAGCGTctgaagaaagagaagaaggatGAGAAACGGTTAAACAAGGAAAGGAAACTGGAGCTCAGGAGACTGGAACTGGAAAAAGCAAAAGAGCTGAAGAAACCAACTGAAGACATGTGTTTAGCAGATCATAAG CCACTTCCAGAGTTGTCCCGCGTCCCTGGTCTAGTCTTATCAGGAAGCACCTTCTCCGACTGCCTGATGGTGCTGCAGTTTCTGCGCAGCTTTGGGAAGGTCCTGCGCTTAGACATAAATCCAAACATGCTCAGTCTATGTGACCTTCAGGAGGGGTTGCTCAACACCGGGGACAGTATGGGCAAGGTGCAGGACCTGCTGGTGAGCATgctctctgcagctgtgtgtgatCCTGGTATACCTGCAGGTCACAAG AATAAGACCGCCTTGGGGGACCACCTGACTAATGTGGGGATCAACCGGGACAACGTATCTGAGATCCTGCAGATCTACATGGAGGCTCACTGTGAGCAGACAGAGCTGGCTGCTCTGGCCCTCAGCCTCAGGACCAAGGCATTTCAGGCCCACAGCCCGTCACAGAAGGCCTCCATGCTCGCTTTCCTGGTTAATGAGCTCTGCTGCAGTAAGGCTGTGATCAG TGAGATCGACAAAAACATCGATCACATGACCAACCTGAGGAAGGATAAGTGGGTTGTGGAGGGAAAACTGCGCAA ACTGAGGAGTATCCATGCCAAGAAAactggaaagagagagagcagtgtgGGGGGAGAAGACAGCCACACATTCGTCAGCCCCACTGCCAGAAACAAAGGCAAGAGGAAAGAAGGGGACAGtgaggatgaagaggatgaggatgaCGATAGCGAAGATCAAGGAGACGACGAGGATGATGAGGAAGAAGAATCAGGGGGAAAGAAGGGGAAGAAAGCAGAGATATGTGAAGAAGAG GACGACAGTGTACACTCAGCCAgcatggaggagctggagaaacAGATAGAGAAAACATACAAG caACAGATTCAGATCAGACAGAAGTTATTTGACTCGTCTCACACGCTGCGCTCCATGACGATTGGACAGGATCGCTACAAGAGACGATACTGGGTCCTTCCGCAGTGCAGTGGCATCTTTGTGGAAGGCATGGAGAGCGGTGAAG GTCATgaagaggcagagacagagaagaaaagtCAGAGGACTGCTCAGGTGATCAAGGtaaaagaagaacagcaggATGAAGCAAAGAAGCCAGTGTTTTCTAGCCCAGCGCAGAGTACAGACGGTGATACAACCATGCCAGAGAGCCAGCAGGACAGAGACAGTCTCAATCTCTTCCTCCAGAAACCCGGCTCCTTCTCTAAGCTCAGCAAACTCCTTGAAGTAGCCAAAATGGCTCAAGATTCAGACATCAATTCTCACAACAGTCCTTCTGCTAAAGTCCCTTCCTCTCATCCATTATGTCCCACCTCTCAGACAGCCACTACTCAGCAGGGACTGACAGATAAATCAGATACTTCAGTGCCATCTCTGCATAGTGCCCAACAGCTCAGAAGTAGTCCCTGGATAACCTGCAGCCCTCAGTCTGTCCTTCACGGTGACCAGCTCTCCAAGATACTGATGGAAAAGAGCAACCAGTGGTTTAGCCTCTTACCTCGCTCTCCTTGTGATGAGTCCTCGTTCACCTCCGGCTCCAGCCCTCCAGCCTACTCCTCTCCACTTCAGACTATCAGCAACAAAtccccttcctccctctcccctaATCCCCTCACTTCAACCAGTTCCAGTACTCCCGCTGGGATCAATAACCTGCAGCCATCTGTCCTTCAG caaGTTAAGTCTGGCATTCATCAAAGCAGGCTGACGCAGTGCAACGCGTCCAGCACAGCAACAAGTCCCAGCCTGCCTTTCTCTGGTACTTCTCTTCCCTCCGTGCTGGATCTGTCCTCCCAGCATGCAGAGGATAATGCCAGCAGGGCCTTCTTCCTGGCAAATAACAACTCAGTCAACAAGAGTGAGACCCCAGAGCCTCCGAGTGACAAGCCCGATTGTGCGTCATCCCCTGCTGTGGATGTGGCCAAGACCCAGGACTACCCGAGTCCTCAGCCTATCCCTGACG AGATGCTGTGTGGCTGGTGGTGGGTGGCAGACACTGAGGAACTGCACAGTCTGGTCAAGGCCCTCCATAGCCGTGGCATCAGAGAGAAGGCCTTGCAGAAACAGATCCAGAAGCATATGGAGTACACGACCCAGCTCTGTGCAAACAGCAGAGATG CGATTGATGTGGCCGAGCTGGAGAAGCAGGAGGTGAGTGAGGAGACAGTGGAGAGTTGGTGTGTTGAGGAGCAGGCCATGGAGGTGGACATCAGCCTGCTGCAGCAGGTCGAGGCTCTGGAGAGGAAAGTCATCTCTGCCAGCCTGCAGGTCAAG GGTTGGATGCATCCTGAGCCCCAGTCAGAGAGGGAAGATCTGGTTTATCATGAGCACAAGTTCTCCTCTTCCCCCGCTCCAGAGAagaaaggacagagagaaacCAGCCAGGAGGAACTTCCTGGCACGGTGGTGCGGCAGCCCCAAAATCCCCTTGATATAGCTGTCATAAGACTGGCAGAGCTGGAGAGGAACATTGAGCGCAG CAGCGAGGAGGAGGTGGCACCGGGCATGAGGTTGTGGCGTAAAGCCCTCGGTGAAGTCCGCAGCTCCGCTCAGCTGTCACTCTGcattcagcagctgcagaaatcCATTGCCTGGGAACGATCCATCATGAAAGTG CACTGCCAGCTCTGTCAAAAGGGGGATAATGAAGAACTGCTCTTACTCTGTGACGGCTGTGACAAAGGCTGCCACACTTACTGCCACAAACCCAAGATCACTACAGTACCTGACGGAGACTGGTTTTGTCCCACCTGTGTAGCGAAG GAGAGTGGACAATCCCCCCAGAGCAGGAAGCAACAGAGCCGAACAGCTGGCGGAGGGAAGAAAGGCAGCGAGGTAAAACGAAACAGTAAGCCATCTGTGGTAGGAGAGCTCATCAAAGAGGAAGCTGCCAGCAGCAACAGCGTGCCAAAGAAAGGTACCAAGGAGttcaaaaagaggaaaagagacgACAGCCCGTCTGATGCCCAGGCCAGCCATGACAGCTCTGTCTCTTGTGCGAAAAAAGCCAAGACGGCCAAAGACAACAACACAAATGCCCTGGCAACATGCCG AGTGCTGCTGGCTGACCTGGAGGCCCATCAGGACGCTTGGCCCTTCCTCACACCCGTCAACCAGAAAGCTGTCCCTGGTTACAGGAAGGTCATCAAAAAGCCCATGGACTTCTCCACCATCAGAGAAAAGCTCACCAACAACCA GTACTTGAATTTGGAAAGTTTCATTGTTGACGTGAACCTGGTTTTTGATAACTGCGAAAAATTTAATGAAGACGATTCAGAAATTGGACGGGCCGGCCACAGCATGAGGAGATTTTTTGACAAACGATGGACTGAACTACTGGAGTAA